A genomic window from Silene latifolia isolate original U9 population chromosome Y, ASM4854445v1, whole genome shotgun sequence includes:
- the LOC141628891 gene encoding uncharacterized protein LOC141628891 — protein MYRSRIILLRLVPVGLGGKSAKSKIFLNLGIVMANGGNLVPVPWYPVIWNRLNLPKHSIIGWLAIQCRLLTKDRLLRFNIISDGYCDMCLDHLEDHTHLLYRCRFSVCCWRLLADWLDINLPDTDILNWCIRWRCRSLMKKQIVITAIMAMIYQIWNARNICRVDN, from the exons ATGTATAGGTCCAG GATTATTCTCCTACGGTTAGTTCCAGTTGGACTTGGAGGAAAATCTGCCAAGTCAAAGATCTTTTTAAACCTGGGTATTGTCATGGCAAATGGA GGTAATCTGGTACCTGTTCCATGGTATCCTGTTATCTGGAACAGGCTCAATCTCCCCAAACACTCTATCATTGGTTGGTTGGCTATTCAATGCCGTCTTTTAACAAAGGATAGGTTGCTCAGATTTAACATCATATCTGATGGATATTGTGATATGTGCTTAGATCATTTGGAGGATCATACTCACTTGCTATATAGGTGCAGATTTAGTGTTTGCTGCTGGAGGCTGCTGGCAGATTGGTTGGATATTAATCTTCCTGATACTGATATTCTGAACTGGTGCATAAGGTGGAGGTGCCGTTCCTTGATGAAAAAACAGATAGTTATCACTGCTATCATGGCTATGATTTATCAAATATGGAATGCCCGCAACATTTGCAGAGTGGACAACTAA